In Flammeovirgaceae bacterium, the sequence CTGCGGCTACCGGAATTTTCTTTAAAAAATCTCTGCGTCTCATAGGCTACTGGAGTTGGTATTCGGGCGATTGCAACATGGCGTTGAATAAGTTTTCGAGTTGACTGGTCATGGTGCCGATGCCAACCTCATTGGTCCACCGGTTTGTCCAGGCTGCTTCCGGATCGGGATCGATATCCGACAGGAAGGTTACCAGAAAATAATTCAGTCGTTCAGCCGTAATGGTGGCTGTGTCATCGTTGGTTGCGTCAAATGTCAGGTTATCGGTTACAGGCAACAGGTATTTGGCCAGTTCTATAACCAGGTTGCGGGCATTAGCTGCCAGGGCATTGTTAATGTTGTTGCGCACAAACGAATACACATTCACTTTAAGCATGCCGGGTTCGGTAGCGGTTATCAGGCTTCGGATGTAAGAATAGCGATTAGCCAGGTAGTTTACGGTTATCCAACTTCGGTGGTAAATAGGAAATTGGTGATAGGCATCGTAACCGGCCACATCAAAAGGCTGGTAAAAAATCATCCCCTGGTTGTCCATCCGGTTGTTAATCTCACCGGTGATTTCATAGAATCCCTGGGGATCAGTGGCCATGTCGGGGACAGCAATTTGGAAGAACCGCAATGAACCGGTAACCAAATCGAGTGGCGATTTGATAATGCCCCCGAACTTATCATCGGCCACACCGGCAGCGGCTTCGTAGAAGTGCTGGCTGCGCAACAGGTTTTCAATTACCGGCTGCAACTTGTAGTTGTTGGCCCTGAACGTATCGGCCATTACCGAAATGATGTTGGTGTTGATGGTATCGGTAATTTCGTGGTACACAAAGAAGCGATACACTTTTCGGCAAATGTGGCGTGCCGTTTCTTCCTGTGCATAGATCATTTCAATGAGTTGACTGATCTCATCCAGCGCACTCTCCAGAGTGGGTTGGGAGCCGTTCAGCAATAACGGATTAGGTTGAATGATATAGGGCTGACCGGTGTTGATGTCAATAAACCGATCAGAGAATTGTTTAATGCCGTTATCATGACTGGAGGCATTGGTTGCGGAACCGCGAACCCGGCCACGCGGTAAGAGGGTATCCGGATCAATAGTTGAAAATGAATTATCAAAATCAAATCCGGAGAGGACGCGTGCAGCCTGCTGCACATCCTGTTCTTTAAAGTAAATGTAGTCGCCTGCTCCGGTAGGTGGGGGCAAACTGTTTTCGAGCCCCCTGCCGATGGAGTAAAGTTCCAGCAACTCACGGGCGTAGTTTTCGTTGGGGCTTCCGTTTACATTCAGGTTGCCATCGAGCAACCGAAGCATGGCATTATCTACACTAATCTTTTTTGTTAGTTCTTTAAAATTCAGTTTATCAGCAGGAACTACCGGGCTTACCAGGGCATCCAAAGCATATAACCGGAACAGTTCGGTTTGATAATACAGGGCGCGGCTGCTGTTTATTTTTTCGGCAATGGCGGTGAAGTGTGTGTGAAGAAAGAACACCAGTTTTTCGCGGGCCGAGTAGGGCAGGGAGGAGGCAGCCGGAACATCCGCGCTCATCATTTGCCCGATGAACCACCGTTTGAACAACTCCAGGTATTCAAATTCCATCTTATTCGGGTCGGTAACACCGGTAATCACCCAGGCTTCATTCGTATCGGGGTCAACCGGTGGTGGTGTAGCCGGCAGGGGTTGGCGATAGAGTTGCTGTATGGCCTGCCCCGGGTTTAACGCGGCAAATGCATCAACCTGCGCTTTGGTGGCGCCAAAGGTTGCTCTTCTGAGTAAATGGGCGGCCCGCTTGGTGCCCAGCGTTCCAAAAAATTCCGGTAGCGGCATACTTATGTTCTATTCAATGGCATTTTATTCCGAAAAAATCCAAATCTTTTCCAATTTACAGATGAAGTGCATTTTTACCCGACTATTGTAGAAAATATCCTTCAACCGCGTGTTACCGGTATTTTGTTTAATCTTTACGCTCAACAATGAAACTCATTGAATGTCCGCGCGATGCCATGCAGGGCCTTGAGGGTTTTATACCCACGGCACAAAAGGTGAGGTACATCAATACATTACTGGAAGTGGGTTTTGATACGATTGATTTCGGCAGTTTCGTATCATCAAAGGCCATTCCGCAGATGCGCGATACTGCTGAGGTGCTGGCTCAGCTAAACTGGCAACAAAGCCGTTCAAAACTACTTGCCATCGTGGCCAATAAACGTGGTGCTGAAGAAGCCTCGCTGCACGAGGGCATCACGTATCTGGGTTTTCCGCTCTCCATCTCTGAAACCTTTCAGCAGCGCAATACCAATAAGTCCATAGCCGAAGCGCTGAACGCTGTGGCTGAAATACAGGAGTTGTGCGCACAGCGAAATAAGCAGCAGGTGGTATATATCAGCATGGGCTTTGGCAACCCGTATGGCGATCCTTACGATGCCGGTGTTGTTGCCCAATTTGTCGATATACTTTACACCCTGGGAATTGGTATTGTATCGCTTGCCGATACCATTGGCGCGGCTAACCCTGAAAATATTACACACTTGTTTGGTAACCTTACACGGACTTATCCAAATCTTGAGATAGGCGTTCACCTGCATTCCAATCCGGCTACAGCACACGAGAAGATTGAAGCTGCCTGGAAGGCCGGTTGCAGGCGGTTTGACGGGGCTATTAAAGGTTATGGCGGGTGCCCGATGGCGAACGATGAACTGGTGGGCAACCTTGCTACCGAAACCATTATTGCTTTTCTCGACTCGGTTGGGGCCACACCCTATTTAAACCGAAAAGCCCTGGCCGAAGCCTTGCGTATTTCCTCTGAAATTTTCCCAAACCATTGAAAATATTACGTTTGGCTGCTTCCGTCTGAACAATGCTATAAGTTTGCATTGAGTAATAATAATGTGGCGATGAAGAATGTGGTATTGGCAGTTTTAATAGCAACAGGTACCCTTACCTGGGCTCAAACAGCAAAGGAATTCACCAACCGCGGCAGGGAACTGTATGAGAAGGGTGAATACGTTGAGTCGCTGCTTAACCTGAACAAAGCCATTGAAATTGACCCAAACTACGCTGCCGCCTACTACCTGCGTGGTAACATTAAAGATAAATTTGATGATCGCCACGGGTCGATGAAAGACTACAATTTAGCGGTAGAGAAAAACCCCAAATTTGCCGAGGCCTTTTTTGCAAGGGGTAATGTTAAGATGAAGTTGCAGGACTACTACGGGGCCATTGATGACTACACGGCCGCCATAACGATTAACGAAAATTACATTGAGGCTTATTACAACCGCGGCAAAGCCAAGCAATTTTTACAGGCGTATCAGGATGCCATTACCGATTGCACCAAGATTATCCAGATAAACCCCAAAAACAAAGACGCGTATTTTATGCGCGGTATTCTGCGCATTGAGTTTGGCGACATGAAAAACGGCTGCCTGGATTTAAGTAAAGCAGGCGAATTGGGCGACCTGAATGCCTACGAGTTGATTAAAGAAAAATGTAACCAGAAAAGCCCGCACGAATAGTTATTTCGTGATAAGCTGATATTGTTTTCCGGGTAGCGACTTTACCAGTCCTTTAAATTCAAGGTTCAGTAAAACCGATGCCAGTTGGCTTACCGGCAGGTTTGCTTTCCAACTCAACTCGTCAATTGAATCCGGGCTTTTCTTTAGTAATTGTTCAACCACAGTGCGTTCATTTTCTTCTAACTCCTCAAGCGAGGGGCCAGCCTTTTTCTTTTTTACAGGCAGCGCTGTACTCCAGTTCATGATGTACTCAATATCTTTAACCGAAGTAAGCAGGTGTGCACGGTTGGTTTTAATCAGGTTGTTGCACCCTTCGGAATAGGTAACGCCCACACTACCCGGATAGGCAAATACATCGCGGTTATAGCTGTTGGCAATTTCAGCCGTAATTAATGCACCCCCTTTCGCAGCGGCCTCCACCACCACCAGCGCATCGCACAGGCCTGCAATAATGCGGTTTCGTTGCGGAAAGTTGTGTGCATCGGGTTTGGTACCAAATGGATTTTCGGTAATCAACCCCCCGGCAACCAGCATTTTTCTGGCGATTTCTTTATGCGCGGCCGGGTAAATAATATCCATACCGCTGCCCACTACAGCTGCGGTAGGCAACCCGCAGTTTAGAGCCGATTTATGGGCGTGGATGTCAATACCGTAAGCCAGACCACTCAGAATTAAAGCCTGGTGAGGCACCAGCGATGAAACCAATTCTTCTACCCGTTCCTTTCCATACATGGTAGCCTGGCGTGTACCTACAATAGCCACAATTTTATCGGCTTCTAAATTCAGGCTTCCTTTGGTGTAAATAACCGAGGGCGCATCGGGTACCTGCTTTAGCCGTGAGGGGTATTCTTTATCAGTGTAAAACAGAATGGTTACCTGCTCTTTTTCTGCTCTTCGTAATTCCTTCTCGGCCCGGTCGAACGGCTTTCCATTTTGAACAGCCTCAACAGTTTTTGGTCCGATGCCGGGTATCCTCAAAAGTTTTCCTTTTGGAAGCTGGAATACTTTTTCGGCCGAACCGGTATAGCTTACAAGCTGGCGGATGAGGTGATCGCCAACACCGGGAACAAAATGCAAAGCCAGCAGGGATAGTCGTTCCTGATTCATGAAATTATAATAGGGCGAAATCGGGACCGGTTAGGTTATTGGGGGAGCCGGTCGCGCACTTCGACCAAGAATTTCCGCACGGTTTTAAGTGAATCGATCAATTCAAGTTTGTCTTTTACGTCAAACTCGTTGTTGCGGAGCATCTCTTTGGCGCCCTGCAGGGTAAACCCTTTTTCCTTCACCAGGTGGTAAATGGTGCGTACGCTGTCAATATCTTCTTTGGTGAACTGGCGGTTGCCTTTACGGTTCTTTTTTGGTTTGATGATATCGAACTCTGATTCCCAGAAACGAATCAGTGAGGGTGCAACATTGAAGATTTCGGCTACTTCTCCGATGGAGTAGTAGAGTTTTTCGATTTCTTTTTCTTTGTACGCCATCTTATTGAGCAAGGTAAGTAATAAATCCATTTTCGTCAAAGTGCAACGGCACTTCGGGGAAATCTTTTTTTGTGAGCGCAATTATTTTAGCCAGTGCGCGCCCTTCCGGGTCCGGCTTTACCCGGTCGCGGGCCACCTGGTAGGTTGAAGTGATGTGTCCTTTCAGAAATCGTCCGGATTTATCGGTAAAAACTTTAATAATGGGTGCGATGCCATTAATACCCGATACATTGATGCCACCGTAAGTGCAAAAATTGCCCAGGCTGTAGGCAATAAACCGGTCTTTATACACTTCAACAGCACGGGTAACGTGTGGGCCGTGCCCGAAAACCACATCGGCACCCGCATCAATCACCGCATGCGCAAAGGCCCACACATTACCACGGTCTTCTCCATGAAAAATTTCGGTTTGGCGGGTAACGTGCTGATGTTGGGGACCTTCGGCACCACCATGAAAGGATACAATAACAATATCCACCAGCGAGTCAAGGTGAGCTACAAGGGCCTTTGCCCCGGGTACATCATTTAAGGGTACACAATTACTGTTTGGGGCGAAAGCAACAAAGCCGAACCGGGTGCCGTTTTTCCCGAAAGTGACAAATTTTTGTTGTAACTGCCCGGCATGGCGGATGCCGGCCTCTTCCAGTGTTTTCATGCTGCTTTTGCGGCCGGCTTCACCAAAATCACCGGCATGGTTGTTGGCCAGGCTCATTACATTAAAGCCGGCATTCACCAGGTTTTGCACATAGCGGGTGGGGCTTTTAAATACATAACATACTTTCGGGTCGCGGCAGCTTTTTGGTGTGCCGCCTTCGTCAAGCAATACACCTTCCAGATTGCCTATGGTAACATCTGCATCGCGCAAAATCGATTCAACTTCTTTCATCAGGTACTTGCCGTTGTCGGGTGGTAACACCGGTTCCGGGTATGATGAACCCATCATAATATCGCCAACACCAATGATGGTGACTGGCTTGGCCGTCTGGCCGGAGGCCATATACAGTAGAATAAAGTTTAGAACGAGTAAAGCCTGTACGCGCATAGAAAATTTAGTGTAAAGAAAATGAAATTACCGGAAGTGATATAAGTTAATCGAGCGATGATTCGGATTTGCCGGCTGTCTGAATCAGTTTGCGGTATTCCTGGTTGCTCAGGTCGCGTTGGAAGAACTGAATAGGGTTTACGGCCTGGCGTTTATAATACACTTCATAGTGCAGGTGAGGGGATACGGAGATGCCGGTATTGCCTACATAGCCAATCAGTTCACCGCGTTTTACAAATTGACCCGGCCGTACATTAAACTTGTACAGGTGTGCGTACCGGGTTTCATAGTCGAAACCGTGGTCTATAAAAATCACGTTTCCGTACGAACCTGAGAAGTAGGCCATGGATACTCGGCCATCGCCAGTAGCATATACCGGTGCGCCTTTGGGTGCAGTAAAATCCAGACCCTTATGGTCCATTAAAACCTTAAAAATGGGGTGCATGCGTAACCCAAAGGTGGTGTGCAACCGGGTTAGCTCAAGGTTATCAATCGGCTGAATGGCCGGGCGTGATTCCCACATCATGTTTTTAACATCAGCCGTTTCATTAAGCTGATCAAACGATTGTCGTTCAACCTCGGCCTGATGCTTTAAGCGATCCAGCACTTTATAGCTTTCTAAAATCACCGGGTATTTTGTTACTTCCTCTGAATATTTTTTTTCGGCACCGCCAGAACCAGCCAGGCGTTGACTTGAAGAAAGTGCTGGCAAATCGAGAATTACCCGGTAGTTGTGATCATCCTGTTCAGCCAGGTTGGCTAATGTTTTCTGTCGTTTGGTAATCTCGCTTTTCAGTAGCGTCCATTGTGCCAATAGGCTGTATTTTCTGCTTTGCTGCAATTGCTCTTCAATCGGACGGAACCGATTAATGTACCAGGTAAACGAAAGACCTGCAATGATGAGAGAAAGTGTAAAGAAGATAACCGACTTTTTAAGTAACCGTTTGCCTGTAAGGTAAACCGGTTCATACTGGCAGGTGTGCGGATTATATTTAAAGTGCACGTTTGCCATTAGTCGAGCGATTGATTCTTTTTTTCGGCCTGTTGGGTTAATTGGGCGTATGCAGCGCTGGTCAGGCCATCCATCATAAAAAACAAGGGGTTAACCTGCTCGCCATCGCGCAACACCTCATAGTGCAGGTGTGGTGCTGCGGCCCCTCCACTTGTTCCAATAGTGCCTATAATGGTTCCTTTTTGAATAAACTGGCCCGCGTTAACGGTTATATCGTGCAGGTGCGCATAGCGTGTAATTATTCCGTTACCGTGATCAACTTCTACATAGTTTCCATACCCGGCTTCTAAATTGTTCTTGCCGGTATCCATTACCTTGCCAGAGCCGGTAACATAAACCGGGATTCCTTTTGGTGCGACAATGTCAATTCCCTGATGCGGGTATAACCCCTTATGGAAGGGGTGGATTCGCATGCCAAAACCCGATGTGATTTTAAGATGTGTTTTTGAAACAGGTTGCCCTGAAGGCCAACCTGCAATTGTATTTTTATCAGCGGTTGTCAGATTAAGGTTACGTATATACCGGTAATTGTGTTCAGCTGCCTTATGTAACGATAATGAAACCCTATCCTTCAAAGACTTCAGCAAGGCCTTCGCCTCTTTCATACCGGTGGGAAACTCGATAACAGTTTTATTGGTTGAGTTGGTAACAGCACGATCATTGAATAGTTTTTTTTCAACAATTTTTTCTGTGGCGGTAATACCTGCCAAAACAGCATCCAGTGATTTTAATTCTGAACTCAGCAGGGTAAAATGCTTTTGCAAGGCCTTGTTTTCGGCACGCAACCCTAGTGTAGTCTCCGTTGTGAAATAACGGGCTTGTACGTATACCATCAAAGCGAATAACCCCGCACTTAGCAGAAGTGTCATGAAACTGTACAGGAGAACTTGCGCGACCGAAATTTTAACAGGCTCGTACCGGCAGGTAGCAGGGTTGTATCTGTATGTGGTGTTGGCCATTACCTTAAAAATGCAAGCGAAGTCAACCCAATCCCACTATTCTGCTTAATTTTGTCGCTTGGTTTATAAGCGTTTTAATTAACGCGGGCTAAGATACTAAAAATCAGCAGAGTTAAAAGTTACAGAAGTGATGGATTCGGGCGAGATACGGCAGAAATTCCTCGATTTTTTCAAAGGTAAAGGTCATTTGATTGTGCCTTCAGCGCCCCTGGTGCTGAAAAATGATCCCACCCTGTTGTTTACCAACTCGGGCATGGTGCAGTTCAAAGATTATTTTCTGGGGCACGGCACACCAAAAAGTGTTCGCATTGCCGATACCCAAAAATGCCTCCGCGTAAGCGGTAAACATAACGATCTGGAGGAGGTTGGTATTGACACCTACCACCATACCATGTTCGAAATGCTCGGCAACTGGTCGTTTGGCGATTACTTTAAGAAGGAAGCGATTGAATGGGGATGGGAACTGCTTACGGATGTTTACAAGCTGCCGAAAGACCGGCTGTATGCAACAGTTTTTGGTGGCGATAAAGGCGACAACCTTCCGGCCGATGAAGAGGCGCTGATGTACTGGAAAAAAATACTGCCCGAAGAACGCATCCTTTACGGGAAGAAGAAAGATAATTTTTGGGAGATGGGCGATACGGGTCCTTGCGGCCCCTGCTCTGAAATTCACATCGACCTTCGTTCGGAGGAGGAGATAAAAAAGATACCCGGAAGAGAACTTGTTAATGCCGACCATCCGCAGGTGATCGAAATCTGGAATCTCGTGTTCATGGAGTTTAACCGAAAAGCCGATGGGTCGCTCGAAAAACTGCCGGCACAACATGTTGATACCGGTATGGGCTTTGAGCGCCTGTGCATGGCCATCCAGGGCAAAACATCTACCTACGATACTACCGTATTTATGCCCCTGATGGATTTTATTTCAGCCGCTTGTGGTATACAGTACGGGTCGGCTGAAAAAACTGACATTGCTATCCGCGTACTGGCCGATCACATCCGGGCCGTGGCCTTTGCCATTGCCGATGGTCAGTTGCCTTCCAACACAGGGGCCGGCTATGTCATCAGGCGCATTTTGCGCAGGGCCGTCCGGTATGGATTTACTTTTCTCAATTTTAAGGAACCCTTCCTCTACAAGCTGGTACCGGTTTTAAGTCACCAACTTAAGGATGTGTTTCCTGAACTTGAATCGCAGAAAGATTACGTGGGTAAAGTAATTTTTGAAGAAGAGCACGCATTTTTAAAGACATTGGACAAAGGGTTGAAGCGTTTTGAGGGGCTCGCTTCTGAATTTGCCGCAAGGGGAGTTCCGGGCGCAATTGCCTTTGAGTTGTACGATACCTATGGCTTTCCCTTCGATCTCACCTCATTAATTGCGCGCGAGCGGGGCTTTAAAGTTGATGAGCCAGGCTTTCAGGCCGAAATGGAAAAACAAAAGGCCCGCTCTAAATCCGATGCGGTAAAAGAGGCGGGCGACTGGGTACTGGTGGGCGAGGATGCCGTAACCGAGTTTATCGGTTACGAGACCCTGCAGGCGCAGGTGCGTATCATCAAATACCGACAGCTTAAACAAAAAGGAAAAGAAGTATTTCAACTGGTGTTTGATAAAACCCCGTTCTATGCCGAGAGTGGCGGTCAGGTGGGCGATACCGGTTACATCCAATCAAAAGGCGAAAAGATTTCGATTGTTGATACTAAAAAGGAGAACGAGTTGATTGTCCATTTCACCGAAAAACTTCCTGCTGATCTTACTCAGCCGTTTACTGCTGTGGTAGCAGCCGGCAAGCGCAGGCTTACCATGAACAATCACAGTGTTACACACCTGCTGCATGCGGCCCTGCGCCAGGTGCTGGGGAAGCATGTGGAACAGAAGGGCTCTCTTGTTAACGATAAAATCACCCGGTTCGATTTTTCGCACTTTGCCGCCATGACCCCTGAAGAAATCAGCAGGGTGGAAGACCTGGTAAATCAGAAAATCCGTGAAAACATTCTTTTGGATGAAAAACGGAATGTACCTATTGAAAAAGCAAAAGAAATGGGCGCAATGGCCCTGTTTGGCGAAAAGTATGGTGATTTTGTTCGTGTTATAACGTTCGACCCTGCGTTTTCGGTCGAGCTTTGCGGAGGGACTCACGTGCCGGCTACGGGCCACATCGGACTGTTTAAAATTATTTCCGAAAGCTCTGTAGCAGCCGGGGTACGCAGAATTGAGGCAGTAACAGCTGAAGAAGCAGAGAAACTGGTTCGCCACGAATTGCAGTTACTTGAGCAGATACGCGGGCTTTTGAAAAACCCGAAAGATGTCGTTGCCGCAACCAGGGCCCTGCTGGAAGAACGCCATCAGTTTGAGAAAAAACTGGAACAGGTTTATCAGCAACAGGCTAACCGCCTAAAGGATGAACTGGCTAAAAAAGTGATTAAGAAAAACGGATCAAGCCTTATTATCGAGAAGGTTAGCCTTCCGAATGCCGATGTGCTGAAGAATATCGCCTATGCACTCCGCAACCAGTTTGATGACTTATTATTAGTGCTGGCTGCAGAAGTGGAAAGCAAACCGCAGGTGGCTGTTATGATTGGTGAAAAACTGGCTAAAACCAATACCTACCATGCCGGTAACCTGGTTAAAGAGCTGGCCAAGGAAATTGATGGTGGGGGCGGGGGGCAGCCTTTTTTTGCTACGGCCGGGGGTAAAAATCTCCAGGGGCTTGATGCTGTGCTCGTAAAGGCTAGGCAACTTATACAGTAATCTTTTTCCGGTGACCGCCCTTACCTATAAGCCCGTAATTGGTCTGGAAGTTCACGTGCAGTTGTCAGCAAAAAGCAAACTTTTTGCTGACGATTCAGCGGCTTACGGACTTCCCCCGAACACCAGTATCAGCGTTATCACATTGGCGCATCCGGGAACGCTGCCTAAACTAAATCGTGTTGCCGTTGACTATGCAGTTAAGCTGGGCCTGGCCTGTGGGTGTGAAATAGCCCGGGAATTTTATTTTGATCGCAAAAACTATTTTTACCCCGACCTCCCGAAGGGTTATCAGATTACCCAACACCGGACTCCGGTTTGTAAAGGAGGTGCAGTGCCTGTCCGAATGCCCGATGGAACCATTCGAAGCATCCTACTCAACCGAATCCATTTGGAGGAAGATGCCGGCAAGTCCATTCATGATAGTGAGCGCACCGAAACCTTACTCGACTTTAACAGGGCAGGGGTTGCCTTGCTTGAACTGGTAACCGAACCGGTTATTCACTCAGCTGAAGAGGCTGGTGCCTTTTTAAGCGAAATACGCAAACTGGTTCGCTACCTTGAAATCAGCGATGGTAACATGGAGGAAGGCTCCCTGCGTTGCGATGCCAATGTATCGGTAATGCCGGAAGGATCGACACAATTGGGAAAGAAAGTGGAGATAAAAAACCTCAACTCCATCCGGTTTGTTCAGCAAGCCATTTCGGCTGAAATCAAGAGACAGACAACCCTGCTGGAGGCTCGCATGAAAATCAAATCGGAGACACGACTGTATGATCCGGCTTCCGGAAAAACGTTTCCCATGCGAACCAAAGAAGAGTTAAACGATTACCGCTACTTTCCCGAACCTGATTTGAGCCCCGTAATGCTAAGTAATCACTGGGTTCAATCCGTGAAAAGTTCCTTGCCTGAGCTACCCTGGCAACGCGTTGAGAAATTTATGGCACATTACGGGTTGCCCTTATACGATGCTTTGGTTTTAACGGAGACAAGGGAGTTGGCCGATTATTTTGAAACGGTTTGTCGGCAAACTTCAAATTTTAAAGCAGTTTCCAACTGGATAATGGGGCCGATTAAATCACACCGTAATGACAATCCGGGCAC encodes:
- a CDS encoding MerR family transcriptional regulator encodes the protein MAYKEKEIEKLYYSIGEVAEIFNVAPSLIRFWESEFDIIKPKKNRKGNRQFTKEDIDSVRTIYHLVKEKGFTLQGAKEMLRNNEFDVKDKLELIDSLKTVRKFLVEVRDRLPQ
- a CDS encoding M23 family metallopeptidase, which codes for MVYVQARYFTTETTLGLRAENKALQKHFTLLSSELKSLDAVLAGITATEKIVEKKLFNDRAVTNSTNKTVIEFPTGMKEAKALLKSLKDRVSLSLHKAAEHNYRYIRNLNLTTADKNTIAGWPSGQPVSKTHLKITSGFGMRIHPFHKGLYPHQGIDIVAPKGIPVYVTGSGKVMDTGKNNLEAGYGNYVEVDHGNGIITRYAHLHDITVNAGQFIQKGTIIGTIGTSGGAAAPHLHYEVLRDGEQVNPLFFMMDGLTSAAYAQLTQQAEKKNQSLD
- a CDS encoding CapA family protein, translated to MRVQALLVLNFILLYMASGQTAKPVTIIGVGDIMMGSSYPEPVLPPDNGKYLMKEVESILRDADVTIGNLEGVLLDEGGTPKSCRDPKVCYVFKSPTRYVQNLVNAGFNVMSLANNHAGDFGEAGRKSSMKTLEEAGIRHAGQLQQKFVTFGKNGTRFGFVAFAPNSNCVPLNDVPGAKALVAHLDSLVDIVIVSFHGGAEGPQHQHVTRQTEIFHGEDRGNVWAFAHAVIDAGADVVFGHGPHVTRAVEVYKDRFIAYSLGNFCTYGGINVSGINGIAPIIKVFTDKSGRFLKGHITSTYQVARDRVKPDPEGRALAKIIALTKKDFPEVPLHFDENGFITYLAQ
- a CDS encoding tetratricopeptide repeat protein, translating into MKNVVLAVLIATGTLTWAQTAKEFTNRGRELYEKGEYVESLLNLNKAIEIDPNYAAAYYLRGNIKDKFDDRHGSMKDYNLAVEKNPKFAEAFFARGNVKMKLQDYYGAIDDYTAAITINENYIEAYYNRGKAKQFLQAYQDAITDCTKIIQINPKNKDAYFMRGILRIEFGDMKNGCLDLSKAGELGDLNAYELIKEKCNQKSPHE
- the dprA gene encoding DNA-protecting protein DprA gives rise to the protein MNQERLSLLALHFVPGVGDHLIRQLVSYTGSAEKVFQLPKGKLLRIPGIGPKTVEAVQNGKPFDRAEKELRRAEKEQVTILFYTDKEYPSRLKQVPDAPSVIYTKGSLNLEADKIVAIVGTRQATMYGKERVEELVSSLVPHQALILSGLAYGIDIHAHKSALNCGLPTAAVVGSGMDIIYPAAHKEIARKMLVAGGLITENPFGTKPDAHNFPQRNRIIAGLCDALVVVEAAAKGGALITAEIANSYNRDVFAYPGSVGVTYSEGCNNLIKTNRAHLLTSVKDIEYIMNWSTALPVKKKKAGPSLEELEENERTVVEQLLKKSPDSIDELSWKANLPVSQLASVLLNLEFKGLVKSLPGKQYQLITK
- the alaS gene encoding alanine--tRNA ligase, which translates into the protein MDSGEIRQKFLDFFKGKGHLIVPSAPLVLKNDPTLLFTNSGMVQFKDYFLGHGTPKSVRIADTQKCLRVSGKHNDLEEVGIDTYHHTMFEMLGNWSFGDYFKKEAIEWGWELLTDVYKLPKDRLYATVFGGDKGDNLPADEEALMYWKKILPEERILYGKKKDNFWEMGDTGPCGPCSEIHIDLRSEEEIKKIPGRELVNADHPQVIEIWNLVFMEFNRKADGSLEKLPAQHVDTGMGFERLCMAIQGKTSTYDTTVFMPLMDFISAACGIQYGSAEKTDIAIRVLADHIRAVAFAIADGQLPSNTGAGYVIRRILRRAVRYGFTFLNFKEPFLYKLVPVLSHQLKDVFPELESQKDYVGKVIFEEEHAFLKTLDKGLKRFEGLASEFAARGVPGAIAFELYDTYGFPFDLTSLIARERGFKVDEPGFQAEMEKQKARSKSDAVKEAGDWVLVGEDAVTEFIGYETLQAQVRIIKYRQLKQKGKEVFQLVFDKTPFYAESGGQVGDTGYIQSKGEKISIVDTKKENELIVHFTEKLPADLTQPFTAVVAAGKRRLTMNNHSVTHLLHAALRQVLGKHVEQKGSLVNDKITRFDFSHFAAMTPEEISRVEDLVNQKIRENILLDEKRNVPIEKAKEMGAMALFGEKYGDFVRVITFDPAFSVELCGGTHVPATGHIGLFKIISESSVAAGVRRIEAVTAEEAEKLVRHELQLLEQIRGLLKNPKDVVAATRALLEERHQFEKKLEQVYQQQANRLKDELAKKVIKKNGSSLIIEKVSLPNADVLKNIAYALRNQFDDLLLVLAAEVESKPQVAVMIGEKLAKTNTYHAGNLVKELAKEIDGGGGGQPFFATAGGKNLQGLDAVLVKARQLIQ
- a CDS encoding M23 family metallopeptidase, with protein sequence MANVHFKYNPHTCQYEPVYLTGKRLLKKSVIFFTLSLIIAGLSFTWYINRFRPIEEQLQQSRKYSLLAQWTLLKSEITKRQKTLANLAEQDDHNYRVILDLPALSSSQRLAGSGGAEKKYSEEVTKYPVILESYKVLDRLKHQAEVERQSFDQLNETADVKNMMWESRPAIQPIDNLELTRLHTTFGLRMHPIFKVLMDHKGLDFTAPKGAPVYATGDGRVSMAYFSGSYGNVIFIDHGFDYETRYAHLYKFNVRPGQFVKRGELIGYVGNTGISVSPHLHYEVYYKRQAVNPIQFFQRDLSNQEYRKLIQTAGKSESSLD
- a CDS encoding hydroxymethylglutaryl-CoA lyase — protein: MKLIECPRDAMQGLEGFIPTAQKVRYINTLLEVGFDTIDFGSFVSSKAIPQMRDTAEVLAQLNWQQSRSKLLAIVANKRGAEEASLHEGITYLGFPLSISETFQQRNTNKSIAEALNAVAEIQELCAQRNKQQVVYISMGFGNPYGDPYDAGVVAQFVDILYTLGIGIVSLADTIGAANPENITHLFGNLTRTYPNLEIGVHLHSNPATAHEKIEAAWKAGCRRFDGAIKGYGGCPMANDELVGNLATETIIAFLDSVGATPYLNRKALAEALRISSEIFPNH
- a CDS encoding DUF1800 family protein, coding for MPLPEFFGTLGTKRAAHLLRRATFGATKAQVDAFAALNPGQAIQQLYRQPLPATPPPVDPDTNEAWVITGVTDPNKMEFEYLELFKRWFIGQMMSADVPAASSLPYSAREKLVFFLHTHFTAIAEKINSSRALYYQTELFRLYALDALVSPVVPADKLNFKELTKKISVDNAMLRLLDGNLNVNGSPNENYARELLELYSIGRGLENSLPPPTGAGDYIYFKEQDVQQAARVLSGFDFDNSFSTIDPDTLLPRGRVRGSATNASSHDNGIKQFSDRFIDINTGQPYIIQPNPLLLNGSQPTLESALDEISQLIEMIYAQEETARHICRKVYRFFVYHEITDTINTNIISVMADTFRANNYKLQPVIENLLRSQHFYEAAAGVADDKFGGIIKSPLDLVTGSLRFFQIAVPDMATDPQGFYEITGEINNRMDNQGMIFYQPFDVAGYDAYHQFPIYHRSWITVNYLANRYSYIRSLITATEPGMLKVNVYSFVRNNINNALAANARNLVIELAKYLLPVTDNLTFDATNDDTATITAERLNYFLVTFLSDIDPDPEAAWTNRWTNEVGIGTMTSQLENLFNAMLQSPEYQLQ